A DNA window from Paenibacillus andongensis contains the following coding sequences:
- a CDS encoding IS3 family transposase: MKRGEPVALVLRILGLSESTYYDRKKRATTPLSECSKESRRGRPVPGYSHTFTGEQVCDEQINAWLLELIEGEEHVYGYKLLAQCIRDQYNVRLDKKKSYRLCKELGILQKPRQRIQTHPRRLPKNRVVTGSNQLWQMDIKYGYVIGQERFFYMLSIIDVFDRVVVKQYRGPVCEAKHAVQTLCYAIQSRLNPGEEMPVIRTDNGPQFVSKLFGDMCECLDVVHERIPPRTPNMNAYIESFHSLLERHLFGIRDFMTFEEAYDALDRYMDFYNNRRMHGSLNRKPPKMFSAWVKTLDDTSAFHKAM; this comes from the coding sequence ATTAAGCGGGGTGAACCAGTAGCGTTGGTTCTGCGTATCCTTGGCCTTTCAGAGTCCACCTATTACGATCGTAAGAAGAGAGCTACCACCCCGCTATCTGAATGTTCCAAAGAAAGCCGGAGAGGGCGCCCTGTGCCTGGATACTCACATACGTTTACGGGTGAACAAGTGTGTGACGAACAAATCAACGCGTGGCTGCTTGAGCTCATAGAGGGCGAAGAACATGTCTATGGCTACAAGCTTCTTGCACAATGTATTCGTGACCAATATAACGTGAGGCTGGACAAAAAGAAATCGTATCGCTTATGCAAAGAGTTAGGCATTCTTCAAAAGCCACGCCAGCGCATACAGACACATCCGCGCAGGCTGCCGAAGAACCGAGTAGTAACAGGCTCCAACCAATTATGGCAAATGGATATCAAGTACGGATACGTCATTGGACAGGAGCGATTCTTTTATATGCTCAGCATCATTGATGTGTTTGACCGTGTCGTCGTTAAACAGTACAGAGGTCCGGTATGTGAGGCCAAGCATGCGGTCCAGACGCTTTGTTATGCGATACAGAGCCGGCTAAACCCTGGAGAAGAGATGCCTGTAATCCGTACAGATAACGGCCCGCAATTCGTAAGCAAACTGTTTGGAGATATGTGCGAGTGCCTAGACGTCGTCCATGAACGCATTCCGCCAAGGACGCCGAATATGAATGCTTACATTGAGTCGTTTCACAGTCTACTTGAACGTCACTTGTTCGGCATAAGAGACTTCATGACCTTTGAAGAGGCTTATGATGCACTCGATCGTTACATGGACTTCTACAATAATCGCAGGATGCATGGTAGTTTAAACCGAAAACCTCCGAAGATGTTTTCAGCATGGGTCAAGACGCTGGATGACACTTCTGCCTTTCATAAAGCGATGTAA